From the genome of Cryptococcus depauperatus CBS 7841 chromosome 1, complete sequence, one region includes:
- a CDS encoding ribosomal protein L11 gives MSKSAAAQVVKIVVPAGKATPTPPVGPALGARGVKAMDFCKEFNAKTAHYQLSLPIPTLITINPDRTFSFETRTPPVSYLLKKTTSLNKGSGQGITKVMGSVSLKHVYEIAKIKCMDEDLKAVGLERVAKGVIGTARSLGLQVVP, from the exons ATGTCGAAAAGTGCTGCTGCTCAAGTAGTC AAAATTGTGGTTCCTGCCGGTAAAGCCACCCCTACACCACCCGTTGGTCCAGCATTAGGCGCTCGAGGTGTCAAAGCTATGGACTTTTGCAAGGAGTT CAACGCCAAGACAGCCCATTATCAATTATCATTGCCTATTCCTACCCTCATCACTATCAATCCCGACCGCACCTTTTCGTTTGAGACCAGAACACCGCCCGTTTCATATCTCCTCAAAAAAACGACATCTCTCAACAAGGGCTCTGGACAAGGTATCACAAAGGTGATGGGATCAGTGAGCTTAAAACATGTGTATGAGATTGCCAAAATCAAATGCATGGATGAAGACCTGAAAGCAGTCGGCCTGGAAAGAGTGGCCAAGGGGGTTATTGGGACAGCGAGAAGTTTGGGTTTACAAGTGGTGCCATAA
- a CDS encoding pentafunctional AROM polypeptide, translated as MSSSSADVLKIPILGNESIHVGFHLFPYIFETVITALPSSTYVLITDTNLSSIYLNDLTNSFKEASLQHGSKARFLIYRVAPGEGAKSRKVKDEIEDWMLDNKCTRDTVILAFGGGVVGDLVGFVAATFMRGVKFVQIPTTLLAMVDSSVGGKTAIDTPHGKNLIGAFWQPSFIFVDLAFLTTLPTREVSNGMAEVVKTAAIWKDDDFALLESRSAEISLAASVRPMGSPTLGRFAADRSYSQSLLLRIVSGSIYVKAHIVTIDERETGLRNLVNFGHTIGHAIEAILTPAMLHGECVSVGIVLEAEVARQLGVLSQVAVGRLTRCLQAYGLPVSLSDGRITALPTFNQLSVNRLLDIMKIDKKNSGPAKKIVLLSRIGKTYEEKASVVADDIIRKVLCEAVTVKAAIPAKSPVTMATPGSKSISNRALVLAALGNGNCRIKNLLHSDDTAVMMNALVELKGAVFSWEDGGETIVVEGGGGVLSAPAKDKELYLGNAGTASRFLTTVCAMVSGSVSAERSTIITGNARMKQRPIGPLVDALVANGAKVKYLESTGCLPLDIETDGFHGGHIKLAASVSSQYVSSILLCAPYAAEQVTLELIGGQVISQPYIDMTIAMMEQFGVSVQRQTDTQGNLLDIYVIPKAVYVNPVEYSVESDASSATYPLAIAAITGTTCTISNIGSSSLQGDARFAKEVLEPMGCVVEQTLTTTKVTGPPVGELRALGNVDMEPMTDAFLTASVLAAVAVKPCLSERQVQGLPETASRIYGIANQRVKECNRIKAMRDQLAKFGVETDEFEDGIVVVGRPQSSLVRGASVFCYDDHRVAMAFAVLSSVIDKTVIEEKRCVEKTWPNFWDDLQNKIGINVEGVELEIHNHASTSAHAVCVDRPQTDCPIFLIGMRGAGKTYVGRMVAEILFGEFTDADDVFAEETKMNVSDFVAKDGWEQFRKIETEILGKFIQTKKGNNVIALGGGVVETEVARQLLKTHVSKGGHVVHVTRALEDIEAYLNSIGNTAVRPNWGESFAEVFKRREPWYMECSTHEFYNVLESIAGQNTEEHHQAMRKECERFFKFITGRASNRPQLSVDNPTSFLSLTFPDITYMLAHIEELAEGADAIELRVDLLSPNGKVITYPNVPSTSYIARQLASLRLATNLPIVYSVRSKNQGGMAPSDQPEAYEEMVRLGLRSACEYVDLEVCWPVSILDSINKTKGESHVIASWHDWTGEMSWDGPEVKAKHALCEKYGDIAKIVGTAKSVLDNSKLAIFADEVRIQGKKPLLAINMGMAGQLSRVLNPILTPVTHHALPVQAAPGQLSAREVFQARTLIGLLPSKKFFLFGSPIAHSVSPTLHNTGFTYLSLPHTYELHESDKVNQGVLDVIHSPDFGGASVTIPLKVEIIPHLDSVSRDVDMIGAVNTIINKAGKLHGENTDWQAIHKAAADNLAPSILLDPSSSALVIGAGGTCRAAIFAMHKLGFQTILLFNRTPENAEKIKASFPESYNILIANSLDILPIAPAVVVSTVPGDSLTTSTLSNGIYLPDSVFSRPSGVAIDLAYKPYMTALLKVAEGKQGWKTVPGVEILCLQGFKQFEEWTGKRAPVGNIRKAVMEYYFD; from the exons atgtcttcttcctctgctgATGTGCTCAAAATTCCAATCCTCGGAAATGAGTCTATCCATGTTggctttcatctttttccctATATCTTTGAAACGGTCATTAcagctcttccttcatctaCATATGTCCTTATAACAGATACAAACCTCTCCAGTATCTACCTAAATGACTTGACAAACTCATTTAAGGAAGCCTCTCTTCAGCATGGAAGCAAAGCTAGGTTCCTCATTTATCGAGTTGCCCcaggagaaggagcaaaAAGCCGAAAGGTTAaggatgaaattgaagattGGATGTTGGACAACAAATGTACTAGAGACACAGTCattcttgcttttggcGGTGGCGTGGTTGGCGATTTGGTAGGTTTTGTTGCTGCCACCTT TATGCGAGGTGTCAAGTTCGTCCAAATCCCCACTACTTTGCTCGCTATGGTTGACTCTTCTGTTGGCGGAAAAACTGCCATTGACACGCCGCATGGGAAAAACTTAATCGGCGCTTTCTGGCAgccatcttttatttttgtaGACTTGGCTTTTCTCACTACTTTGCCCACTAGGGAAGTGTCTAATGGTATGGCTGAGGTTGTGAAG ACTGCTGCTatttggaaagatgatgacTTTGCTTTGCTTGAATCTCGTTCCGCGGAAATTTCCCTTGCTGCGTCTGTCCGCCCAATGGGATCTCCTACTCTTGGGCGCTTCGCTGCCGACCGTTCTTACTCTCAGTCGCTCCTCCTCCGAATAGTGTCTGGATCTATCTATGTCAAGGCTCACATCGTCACTATTGACGAACGTGAAACTGGTCTGCGAAATCTGGTCAATTTTGGGCATACGATTGGTCATGCCATTGAGGCCATCCTCACCCCCGCTATGCTCCATGGCGAATGCGTCTCAGTCGGTATCGTTCTTGAAGCAGAGGTGGCTCGGCAATTAGGCGTCCTTAGCCAAGTGGCCGTTGGTCGTTTGACAAGGTGTCTTCAAGCTTACGGCCTGCCTGTTTCACTCTCTGATGGGCGTATAACGGCCCTTCCTACCTTTAATCAGCTGAGTGTCAACCGCCTGCTTGACATCATGAAGATTGACAAAAAAAATTCTGGTCCAGCTaaaaagattgttttgCTTTCTAGAATTGGCAAAACttatgaagaaaaggcttcAGTTGTTGCTGATGATATTATTCGTAAAGTGCTTTGCGAGGCTGTGACGGTCAAGGCTGCTATTCCTGCTAAATCTCCTGTGACAATGGCCACTCCTGGTAGTAAGAGTATCTCTAACCGAGCTTTGGTTTTGGCAGCTCTTGGAAATGGCAATTGTCGAATCAAGAACCTTCTACATTCTGACGACACTGCTGTCATGATGAATGCTCTCGTAGAGCTAAAG GGCGCTGTTTTCTCTTGGGAGGATGGAGGTGAGACAATCGTCGTTGAGGGTGGTGGTGGCGTCCTTTCTGCTCCGGCTAAGGACAAAGAGCTCTATCTGGGTAACGCTGGTACTGCAAGTCGATTCCTGACCACCGTTTGTGCTATGGTCTCTGGCTCTGTATCAGCGGAAAGATCTACGATTATTACGGGTAATGCTCGGATGAAGCAACGTCCTATTGGTCCCCTGGTGGATGCCCTTGTAGCCAATGGGGCCAAAGTCAAATATCTAGAGTCAACCGGATGTTTACCTCTTGATATTGAGACTGATGGTTTTCATGGTGGACATATCAAACTTGCTGCCTCAGTGTCTTCACAATACGTCTcctccattcttctttgcgCTCCTTATGCCGCTGAACAAGTGACTCTCGAACTCATTGGTGGCCAGGTCATCTCTCAACCATATATAGACATGACGATTGCGATGATGGAACAATTTGGCGTTTCCGTCCAGCGACAAACAGACACTCAGGGCAATCTGCTTGATATCTATGTCATCCCCAAGGCTGTTTATGTTAATCCTGTCGAATACAGTGTTGAGTCTGATGCCTCTTCCGCTACCTATCCCCTTGCTATTGCCGCCATTACTGGAACTACTTGTACCATCTCCAATATTggatcctcttctcttcaaggCGACGCTCGTTTCGCAAAAGAGGTATTGGAACCTATGGGTTGCGTTGTAGAACAAACCCTCACTACTACTAAGGTCACTGGTCCGCCTGTCGGCGAACTCAGAGCATTAGGCAATGTAGATATGGAGCCCATGACAGACGCATTTTTGACTGCCAGCGTTTTGGCTGCTGTGGCTGTTAAACCGTGTCTATCTGAGAGACAGGTCCAAGGATTGCCAGAAACTGCCTCCAGGATCTATGGTATCGCCAATCAACGAGTTAAGGAATGTAACAGAATCAAGGCTATGAGGGATCAACTCG CCAAGTTTGGAGTTGAGACTGACGAGTTTGAGGATGGTATTGTAGTCGTTGGCAGAcctcaatcttctcttgtccGCGGCGCTTCTGTCTTCTGTTATGATGATCATCGAGTGGCCATGGCTTTCGCAGTTCTGTCATCAGTTATCGACAAGACAGTTATTGAGGAGAAGCGGTGtgttgaaaagacttgGCCAAATTTTTGGGATGATCTTCAAAATAAG ATTGGTATCAATGTTGAAGGCGTTGAGCTTGAAATACACAACCATGCTTCCACTTCAGCTCACGCCGTTTGCGTTGACCGGCCCCAGACTGATTGTCCAATCTTCCTAATTGGTATGCGAGGTGCAGGGAAGACTTATGTTGGTCGAATGGTTGCTGAAATTCTGTTTGGCGAATTTACCGATGCCGATGACGTTTTTGCCGAggagacaaagatgaatgtGTCTGACTTTGTGGCCAAAGATGGTTGGGAACAGTTTAGAAAGATCGAAACCGAAATTCTTGGTAAGTTTATCCAAACGAAAAAGGGCAACAATGTGATTGCCCTTGGAGGCGGCGTCGTCGAAACAGAAGTGGCGAGGCAACTTTTAAAAACCCATGTTTCTAAAGGCGGTCACGTCGTCCACGTTACTCGTGCGTTGGAGGATATTGAAGCTTACCTCAACTCTATCGGCAACACGGCCGTTCGACCAAATTGGGGAGAATCATTTGCAGAAGTCTTTAAAAGGCGAGAGCCTTGGTATATGGAATGCTCTACTCACGAATTTTACAATGTGCTTGAATCCATCGCTGGTCAAAACACAGAAGAACATCATCAAgcaatgagaaaagaatgcGAACGATTTTTCAAATTTATCACTGGCCGTGCCTCTAATCGACCACAGTTGAGTGTGGACAATCCtacatctttcctttcaCTCACTTTTCCAGATATCACATATATGCTTGCCCACATTGAGGAGCTTGCTGAAGGCGCCGACGCTATTGAATTACGTGTCGACTTACTGAGTCCCAATGGTAAAGTCATTACCTATCCCAATGTTCCATCTACATCTTATATCGCCAGACAGTTAGCCTCTCTTCGTCTTGCAACCAATCTTCCTATAGTTTACTCTGTCCGATCCAAGAATCAAGGTGGTATGGCCCCATCTGATCAGCCTGAAGCTTACGAAGAAATGGTTCGACTGGGTCTGCGAAGTGCTTGCGAGTACGTCGACCTGGAAGTTTGTTGGCCTGTTTCTATTCTTGAcagcatcaacaaaacCAAGGGAGAATCTCATGTTATCGCATCATGGCATGACTGGACAGGCGAGATGAGCTGGGACGGACCGGAAGTCAAGGCAAAGCATGCCTTATGCGAAAAATATGGCGATATAGCCAAAATTGTGGGAACTGCCAAGTCAGTCCTCGACAACTCCAAGCTCGCCATCTTTGCGGATGAGGTGCGAATCCAAGGGAAAAAGCCACTCCTGGCTATCAATATGGGTATGGCAGGTCAACTTTCAAGAGTTCTCAATCCCATTCTCACACCAGTGACCCATCATGCTTTGCCTGTTCAAGCAGCTCCCGGTCAACTTTCGGCTAGAGAAGTTTTTCAAGCTCGAACGCTCATCGGCCTTCTTCCGTCCAAAAagtttttcctttttggTAGCCCGATTGCTCACTCAGTCTCGCCCACATTGCACAACACCGGATTTACTTACCTTAGCCTGCCTCACACTTATGAATTGCACGAATCTGACAAGGTCAACCAAGGCGTCTTGGATGTTATACACTCTCCTGATTTTGGAGGCGCGAGTGTGACCATTCCTCTCAAAGTTGAAATTATTCCACATCTCGACTCTGTCTCGagagatgttgatatgATTGGCGCTGTGAATacaatcatcaacaaagCTGGTAAGCTTCATGGTGAGAACACCGACTGGCAAGCAATTCACAAGGCTGCCGCCGATAATCTCGCTCCTTCTATCCTTTTGGACCCTTCTTCCAGTGCCCTTGTCATTGGTGCTGGAGGTACTTGTCGAGCTGCCATATTTGCGATGCACAAGCTGGGATTTCAGACTATCCTTTTATTCAACCGCACCCCTGAAAATgcagaaaagatcaaagccTCTTTCCCAGAATCTTACAACATCCTCATTGCGAATTCTCTCGACATCTTGCCGATTGCGCCTGCTGTTGTTGTATCTACTGTGCCCGGTGATTCTCTCACAACCTCGACTTTATCCAACGGTATTTACCTTCCCGACTCGGTCTTCTCCCGTCCTTCAGGTGTAGCTATCGACCTGGCGTACAAGCCATACATGACCGCTCTCTTAAAAGTCGCCGAGGGAAAGCAAGGCTGGAAGACTGTTCCCGGTGTTGAGATTTTGTGTTTGCAGGGATTTAAACAGTTTGAGGAATGGACTGGGAAAAGAGCGCCTGTGGGCAACATCAGGAAGGCAGTTATGGAATATTACTTTGATTAG